One window from the genome of Pseudonocardia hierapolitana encodes:
- a CDS encoding nucleoside hydrolase, with amino-acid sequence MTPIILDCDPGHDDAIAIMLAAGDPAVDLLAITTVAGNQTLEKTTLNALRVCTLAGIHDVPVAAGCARPLTRPLQVAEDVHGESGLDGPRFGEPKVQVVDEHAVDLVHRIVAEHPEPVTLVPTGPLTNIALLLTRYPEDAARIREIVLMGGSTGRGNVSPYAEFNVFVDPEAAAIVFGSGVPVTMCGLNVTHQALVTPDVVARLEALGGELGPVCAELMTFFASTYRKLWGFAAPPLHDPVAVARVIDPSLVECVDAHVAIEVSGEHTRGATVVDLHGHPGRAPNAKVAVVLDAPRFWDRLIAALGGLAPAPE; translated from the coding sequence GTGACGCCGATCATCCTCGACTGCGATCCCGGCCACGACGACGCGATCGCGATCATGCTCGCCGCGGGTGACCCGGCCGTCGACCTGCTGGCGATCACCACGGTCGCCGGGAACCAGACGCTCGAGAAGACCACGCTCAACGCGCTGCGCGTGTGCACCCTGGCCGGCATCCACGACGTGCCCGTGGCCGCCGGGTGCGCCCGCCCACTGACCCGGCCGTTGCAGGTCGCCGAGGACGTGCACGGCGAGTCCGGTCTGGACGGGCCGCGGTTCGGCGAGCCCAAGGTGCAGGTGGTCGACGAGCACGCCGTCGACCTGGTGCACCGCATCGTGGCGGAGCATCCGGAGCCGGTGACCCTCGTCCCGACCGGGCCGCTCACGAACATCGCGCTGCTGCTCACGCGGTATCCGGAGGATGCGGCCCGGATCCGCGAGATCGTGCTGATGGGCGGCTCGACCGGGCGCGGCAATGTCAGTCCGTACGCCGAGTTCAACGTCTTCGTCGACCCGGAGGCCGCGGCGATCGTCTTCGGCAGCGGCGTGCCGGTCACGATGTGCGGGCTCAACGTCACGCACCAGGCGCTCGTCACGCCGGACGTCGTGGCGCGGCTGGAGGCGCTCGGCGGCGAGCTCGGCCCGGTGTGCGCGGAGCTGATGACGTTCTTCGCCTCGACGTACCGGAAGCTGTGGGGCTTCGCGGCGCCGCCGCTGCACGATCCGGTGGCGGTGGCGCGGGTGATCGACCCGTCGCTGGTGGAGTGCGTGGACGCGCACGTGGCGATCGAGGTCTCGGGGGAGCACACCCGCGGCGCCACCGTCGTCGACCTGCACGGACACCCCGGCAGGGCACCCAACGCGAAGGTGGCCGTCGTGCTCGATGCGCCGCGGTTCTGGGACCGCCTCATCGCCGCGCTGGGAGGCCTGGCGCCTGCCCCGGAGTAG
- a CDS encoding glycosyl transferase: MTALAHALTRPKWGRVSMADVLVVEGYVLAAVILYAGLWRHLGSGYLVASMQDQNLFEWLFAAQAHAVANGRNPLFSDLQNAPLGVNLMANTALPALAVPLTPVTLAFGPTTTWTLVLTGGLAGTATGWYWLFSRHVVRSRLAAAVGGLLCGFAPPVISHAKAHPNFAATFLIPVIAICLIRLPGARRPALHGVGLGVLGALQVLIGEEILLIAVLACAPYAIWFAVTRRRLPRQVVVGGVTAALVSGALVAYPLWLQFAGPQSYRSIEHGPTGNSLAAFVAYSSQSTGALLTGGPGGLALNGTEENAFFGWGLVALVVVLAIRLRAEPPARIAAAVGGVAAVLSLGPQITLDGRPTGWPGPWALLADLPLLESVLESRIALACVPAAGCLLAIATQRVLDAPRDRRFGPVPLRVAWAGALAAALLPIAPLPFETVTRAPTPDFYAGGEWAKWVDPGGTIVPVPLPEPLHAEALRWQVDAGMGFALPQGYFVGPAGVEQLGAYGAPKRPSSMLLDGVAATGQVPAISDAERARTLDDLRFWGADAVVLTGGPREPELRATLSALLGPGRPAADAWVWDVRSIT; the protein is encoded by the coding sequence GTGACGGCTCTTGCTCACGCGCTGACCCGGCCGAAGTGGGGCCGGGTCAGCATGGCGGATGTCCTCGTCGTCGAGGGCTACGTGCTCGCGGCCGTGATCCTGTACGCCGGGCTATGGCGGCACCTGGGCAGCGGCTACCTCGTCGCGAGCATGCAGGACCAGAACCTCTTCGAGTGGCTGTTCGCCGCGCAGGCGCACGCCGTGGCGAACGGCCGGAACCCGCTGTTCTCCGATCTGCAGAACGCCCCGCTCGGGGTGAACCTGATGGCCAACACGGCGCTGCCCGCGCTCGCCGTGCCGCTGACGCCGGTGACGCTGGCCTTCGGGCCGACGACGACCTGGACACTCGTCCTGACCGGCGGTCTCGCCGGTACCGCAACGGGCTGGTACTGGCTCTTCTCCCGCCACGTCGTCCGTTCGCGGCTCGCGGCGGCCGTCGGCGGGCTCCTCTGCGGGTTCGCGCCGCCGGTGATCTCGCACGCCAAGGCCCACCCCAACTTCGCCGCGACCTTCCTCATCCCCGTGATCGCGATCTGCCTGATCCGACTGCCGGGAGCGCGCCGGCCTGCGCTGCACGGGGTGGGGCTGGGCGTGCTCGGGGCGCTCCAGGTCCTGATCGGGGAGGAGATCCTGCTGATCGCGGTGCTGGCCTGCGCGCCGTACGCGATCTGGTTCGCCGTCACCAGGAGGAGGCTGCCCCGGCAGGTCGTCGTCGGCGGAGTGACGGCCGCGCTCGTCTCCGGCGCGCTCGTCGCCTACCCGCTGTGGCTGCAGTTCGCCGGCCCGCAGAGCTACCGCAGCATCGAGCACGGCCCCACCGGCAACTCGCTCGCCGCGTTCGTCGCCTACTCCAGCCAGTCGACCGGTGCCCTGCTCACCGGCGGGCCGGGCGGTCTCGCGCTGAACGGCACGGAGGAGAACGCGTTCTTCGGGTGGGGTCTCGTGGCGCTCGTCGTCGTGCTGGCGATCCGGCTGCGTGCCGAGCCGCCCGCCCGGATCGCCGCGGCGGTGGGCGGGGTGGCCGCCGTCCTGTCCCTCGGGCCGCAGATCACCCTCGACGGGCGGCCGACCGGCTGGCCGGGGCCGTGGGCGCTGCTGGCGGACCTGCCGCTCCTCGAGTCGGTGCTGGAGTCGCGGATCGCGCTGGCCTGCGTGCCCGCGGCGGGGTGCCTGCTCGCCATCGCCACCCAGCGGGTGCTCGACGCGCCCCGGGATCGCCGGTTCGGTCCGGTGCCCTTGCGGGTGGCATGGGCCGGCGCGCTGGCCGCGGCGCTGCTCCCGATCGCGCCTTTGCCGTTCGAAACCGTGACGCGGGCGCCCACCCCGGACTTCTACGCCGGCGGCGAGTGGGCGAAGTGGGTCGATCCGGGCGGCACGATCGTGCCGGTCCCGCTCCCCGAGCCCCTCCACGCCGAGGCCCTGCGCTGGCAGGTGGACGCCGGCATGGGCTTCGCCCTGCCGCAGGGCTACTTCGTCGGCCCGGCGGGTGTGGAGCAGTTGGGCGCTTACGGTGCGCCGAAGCGGCCGAGCTCGATGCTCCTCGACGGGGTGGCCGCCACCGGGCAGGTACCGGCGATCTCCGATGCCGAGCGGGCCCGCACGCTGGACGACCTGCGCTTCTGGGGTGCCGACGCCGTCGTTCTCACCGGTGGGCCGCGCGAGCCGGAGCTGCGCGCCACGCTCTCCGCACTCCTCGGCCCCGGCCGCCCGGCCGCGGACGCGTGGGTGTGGGATGTCCGGTCGATCACCTGA
- a CDS encoding GntR family transcriptional regulator, producing MTGTESPRAVEAVPVVDAIRAAIADGEFVPNQRLVEADLSERFGASRANVRTALVQLAGEGLVERVQNRGARVRAVSLAEAVEITEVRMALEGLCAAKAAERLTDADRERLREIGDAMRAAIASGDLLGYSELNRRLHGLVLSLAGQTTAAAILERLRGQSVRHQFRLAMHPGRPAISLPQHLEIIEALCAGDADGAEAAMRRHIRSVIDTLPEVDVTRTRRFDAL from the coding sequence ATGACGGGGACCGAGAGCCCGCGCGCGGTGGAGGCGGTTCCTGTCGTCGACGCGATCCGCGCGGCCATCGCCGACGGTGAGTTCGTCCCCAACCAGCGCCTCGTCGAGGCGGACCTGTCCGAGCGGTTCGGGGCGAGCCGCGCCAACGTGCGGACCGCGCTGGTGCAGCTGGCCGGCGAGGGCCTCGTCGAGCGGGTGCAGAACCGGGGTGCTCGCGTCCGGGCCGTGTCGCTCGCCGAGGCCGTCGAGATCACCGAGGTCCGGATGGCGCTGGAGGGGCTCTGCGCGGCGAAGGCGGCCGAGCGGCTCACCGACGCCGACCGCGAACGCCTCCGCGAGATCGGGGACGCGATGCGCGCGGCCATCGCCTCCGGGGACCTGCTGGGCTACTCGGAGCTGAACCGGCGCCTCCACGGCCTCGTCCTCTCGCTGGCCGGCCAGACCACCGCGGCCGCGATCCTCGAGCGGCTGCGCGGGCAGAGCGTGCGCCACCAGTTCCGGCTCGCGATGCACCCCGGCCGTCCCGCGATCTCCCTGCCCCAGCACCTGGAGATCATCGAGGCGCTCTGCGCGGGCGACGCCGACGGCGCCGAGGCCGCGATGCGCCGTCACATCCGCAGCGTCATCGACACCCTCCCCGAGGTCGACGTCACCCGTACCCGTCGCTTCGACGCCCTCTGA
- a CDS encoding VOC family protein → MSLEKSPRHEIAHLGHVELFTSEPERSLDFFVRVLGLTENGSHGDSVFLRTWDDYEHHSLKLTAAKTSGVGRTALRASSEEALKRRVAAVEERGMGIGWVDGDPGIGPTYLFRDPDGHEMEIYWETERYQPPEHLRPALKNQAQAYPGRGVSVRRLDHVNYLAKDAATNGGFVCEALGGRVTEQIQLDTGVISGQWTNFAQKSYDLVYTNDWTGSTGRLHHIAFATDTREDILRAADIALDNGVFIETGPHKHAIQQTFFLYVYEPGGNRIELCNPTARLIFAPDWEPVTWTEAERAKGQAWGLKTIASFHTHGTPPVDTPAQ, encoded by the coding sequence ATGTCCCTCGAGAAGTCCCCTCGTCACGAGATCGCCCACCTCGGCCACGTGGAGCTCTTCACGTCAGAGCCGGAGCGCAGCCTCGACTTCTTCGTCCGCGTGCTGGGCCTGACCGAGAACGGCAGCCATGGCGACTCGGTCTTCCTGCGCACCTGGGACGACTACGAACACCACAGCCTCAAGCTGACGGCCGCGAAGACGTCCGGTGTGGGCCGCACGGCACTGAGGGCGTCGAGCGAGGAGGCGCTCAAGCGGCGGGTGGCGGCCGTCGAGGAACGCGGCATGGGGATCGGCTGGGTCGACGGGGACCCCGGCATCGGCCCGACCTACCTCTTCCGCGACCCCGACGGCCACGAGATGGAGATCTACTGGGAGACCGAGCGCTACCAGCCGCCCGAGCACCTGCGCCCGGCGCTCAAGAACCAGGCTCAGGCCTACCCGGGCCGCGGCGTCAGCGTCCGCAGGCTCGACCACGTCAACTACCTCGCCAAGGACGCCGCCACCAACGGCGGGTTCGTCTGCGAGGCCCTCGGCGGCCGCGTGACCGAGCAGATCCAGCTCGACACCGGGGTGATCTCCGGCCAGTGGACCAACTTCGCGCAGAAGTCCTACGACCTGGTCTACACCAACGACTGGACCGGCTCGACCGGCCGCCTGCACCACATCGCGTTCGCCACCGACACGCGCGAGGACATCCTCCGAGCCGCGGACATCGCCCTCGACAACGGCGTGTTCATCGAGACCGGGCCCCACAAGCACGCGATCCAGCAGACCTTCTTCCTCTACGTCTACGAGCCGGGCGGCAACCGCATCGAGCTGTGCAACCCGACGGCGCGGCTGATCTTCGCCCCGGACTGGGAGCCGGTGACCTGGACCGAGGCCGAGCGGGCCAAGGGCCAGGCCTGGGGGTTGAAGACCATCGCGTCCTTCCACACCCACGGCACCCCGCCGGTCGACACCCCCGCACAATGA
- a CDS encoding PrpF domain-containing protein: MTGVRCLLMRGGTSKGAFFLASDLPTDPAERDDLLLRIMGSPDPAQIDGLGGAQPVTSKVAVVSRSAEPDCDVDYLFLQVGIDVPTVSDRQTCGNLLAAVGQFAVERGLVAAGAQRTSVRIRMVNTGGRAKSTFATPGGRVDYAGDTAVAGVPGTAAPVALAFANTEGSVCGSLLPTGRLVDEIDGLQVTCIDNGMPVVVAREEDLPPDRIRSLRIEAGKAMELGDVTGSAVPKITFVSAPQGGGAIRTRTFNAFDPVRQHPSIGVLGAVSVVTAALLDGAVGHELLVRPAAGRPFSVEHPSGSLEVDVDVEPGNPPSVRRSAVIRTARPLFDGTTFPRP, from the coding sequence GTGACCGGCGTGCGTTGCCTGCTCATGCGAGGCGGCACCTCGAAGGGGGCGTTCTTCCTCGCCTCCGATCTCCCCACCGATCCGGCCGAGCGCGACGACCTGCTGCTGCGGATCATGGGCAGCCCGGACCCGGCACAGATCGACGGGCTGGGTGGGGCGCAGCCGGTGACGAGCAAGGTGGCCGTCGTGTCGCGCTCCGCGGAGCCGGACTGCGACGTCGACTACCTGTTCCTGCAGGTCGGGATCGACGTGCCCACCGTCTCGGACCGCCAGACCTGCGGCAATCTGCTGGCCGCCGTCGGCCAGTTCGCCGTGGAGCGGGGCCTCGTGGCCGCCGGGGCGCAGCGCACCAGCGTGCGGATCCGCATGGTCAACACCGGTGGACGGGCGAAGTCGACCTTCGCCACGCCCGGCGGGCGCGTCGACTACGCGGGGGACACCGCGGTGGCCGGTGTACCCGGTACGGCGGCCCCGGTGGCGCTGGCCTTCGCGAACACGGAGGGCTCGGTCTGCGGCAGCCTGCTGCCGACCGGCCGGCTCGTCGACGAGATCGACGGCCTCCAAGTGACCTGCATCGACAACGGGATGCCGGTCGTCGTCGCCCGCGAAGAGGATCTCCCGCCCGATCGCATCCGGTCACTGCGGATCGAGGCCGGCAAGGCGATGGAGCTGGGTGACGTCACCGGCTCCGCCGTCCCCAAGATCACGTTCGTCTCCGCACCGCAGGGCGGCGGGGCGATCCGCACCCGCACGTTCAACGCCTTCGACCCCGTCCGCCAGCACCCGTCGATCGGCGTGCTCGGCGCGGTCAGCGTGGTCACCGCCGCGCTGCTCGACGGTGCGGTCGGCCACGAGCTGCTGGTCCGGCCCGCGGCCGGACGCCCGTTCTCGGTGGAGCACCCGAGCGGGTCGCTGGAGGTCGACGTCGACGTCGAGCCCGGCAACCCCCCGAGCGTGCGGCGCTCCGCGGTCATCCGCACGGCGCGACCCCTGTTCGACGGCACCACCTTCCCCCGCCCCTGA
- a CDS encoding 4-carboxy-4-hydroxy-2-oxoadipate aldolase/oxaloacetate decarboxylase translates to MKPVIVTDPPRAELADVDTLAGFGVATVHEALGRTCYLGPDLRPIQNGARVGGTAVTVLCWPGDNLMIHAAVEQCRPGDLMVVTTTSPCSDGLFGELFATALAHRQVRGVVTTTGVRDVADLRAMGFPAWSAAVSAQGTVKATAGAVNVPIVIGGQVVRPGDAVLADDDGVVCVPRERVGEALTAGRARLAKEEATRQAFREGELGLDRYGLRATLAELGVEYVKAQQ, encoded by the coding sequence GTGAAGCCGGTGATCGTCACCGACCCGCCGCGCGCGGAGCTCGCCGACGTCGACACCCTTGCCGGGTTCGGGGTGGCCACCGTGCACGAGGCGCTGGGCCGCACCTGCTACCTGGGCCCCGACCTGCGGCCGATCCAGAACGGTGCGCGCGTCGGCGGCACGGCAGTCACGGTGCTGTGCTGGCCGGGCGACAACCTCATGATCCACGCGGCCGTCGAGCAGTGCAGGCCCGGTGACCTCATGGTCGTCACCACCACGTCGCCGTGCTCGGACGGCCTCTTCGGCGAGCTCTTCGCCACCGCGCTCGCACATCGTCAGGTCCGCGGGGTCGTCACCACCACCGGCGTCAGGGACGTGGCCGACCTGCGCGCGATGGGCTTCCCGGCGTGGTCGGCCGCGGTGAGCGCGCAGGGCACCGTCAAGGCCACGGCGGGTGCCGTGAACGTCCCGATCGTGATCGGCGGTCAGGTCGTGCGGCCCGGCGACGCGGTGCTCGCCGACGACGACGGCGTGGTGTGCGTGCCGCGCGAGCGAGTGGGTGAGGCGCTCACCGCGGGACGGGCCCGGCTGGCCAAGGAGGAGGCGACCCGCCAGGCGTTCCGCGAGGGCGAGCTCGGCCTCGACCGGTACGGCCTGCGCGCCACCCTCGCCGAGCTGGGGGTGGAGTACGTGAAGGCCCAGCAGTGA
- a CDS encoding PIG-L deacetylase family protein produces MGSGSGRGSLLVVSAHAGDFVWRAGGAIALAAERGDRATVVCLSFGERGESAKAWREGRTLDEIKEIRRAEAQNAAAALGAEVRFLDAGDYPLVESHELVDRLVRIYRELTPTVVLTHTLADPYNGDHPAAARMALQARVLAQAIGYDAPGEPLGAPPVFFFEPHQPEQCDFRPDVLLDITSVFDRKRKAMECLPAQQHMWDYYTDLAKRRGVQLKRNAGPNLGLPHSTMGEAFVRLYPQVTGELA; encoded by the coding sequence ATGGGGTCGGGATCGGGACGCGGCAGCCTGTTGGTCGTCAGCGCGCACGCGGGCGACTTCGTGTGGCGGGCAGGCGGGGCGATCGCGCTGGCCGCCGAGCGGGGGGACAGGGCCACGGTCGTGTGCCTCTCCTTCGGCGAGCGCGGTGAGTCCGCCAAGGCCTGGCGGGAGGGCCGCACGCTCGACGAGATCAAGGAGATCCGCCGGGCGGAGGCCCAGAACGCCGCCGCGGCGCTGGGTGCCGAGGTCCGGTTCCTCGACGCGGGGGACTACCCGCTCGTGGAGTCGCACGAGCTGGTCGACCGGCTCGTGCGCATCTACCGCGAGCTCACCCCCACCGTGGTGCTCACGCACACGCTCGCCGACCCGTACAACGGCGACCACCCGGCGGCCGCCCGGATGGCACTGCAGGCGCGGGTGCTGGCGCAGGCCATCGGCTACGACGCCCCCGGCGAGCCGCTCGGTGCACCGCCGGTCTTCTTCTTCGAGCCGCACCAGCCCGAGCAGTGCGATTTCCGCCCGGACGTGCTGCTGGACATCACCTCGGTGTTCGACCGCAAGCGCAAGGCGATGGAGTGCCTGCCGGCGCAGCAGCACATGTGGGACTACTACACCGACCTCGCCAAGCGCCGCGGCGTGCAGCTCAAGCGCAACGCGGGCCCGAACCTCGGGCTGCCCCACAGCACGATGGGCGAGGCGTTCGTGCGGCTCTACCCGCAGGTGACGGGGGAGCTGGCGTGA
- a CDS encoding TetR/AcrR family transcriptional regulator, which produces MTARGRIDKRQAILAAAGRVFAREGYALAGVDAIAAEAGVAKPTVYNHFGDKETLFREAIAADADGALAKHLAAVDELRDGNDLRTTLENVGHHMLVCHCEERSVALRRLLNAELTRFPDLIDIVRGRAADRVTEALADRLARLALAGRLRLLDPAQAAEQFIALLTGPIEARSRLGTRQVPDDELWAVTRAAVETFLRAFGDAT; this is translated from the coding sequence GTGACCGCCCGGGGCCGGATCGACAAGCGACAGGCGATCCTCGCGGCCGCCGGCCGGGTGTTCGCCCGCGAGGGATACGCGCTGGCGGGTGTCGACGCCATCGCGGCCGAGGCCGGGGTGGCCAAGCCGACGGTCTACAACCACTTCGGCGACAAGGAGACGCTGTTCCGCGAGGCGATCGCCGCCGACGCCGACGGCGCGCTGGCGAAGCACCTCGCCGCGGTCGACGAGCTCAGGGACGGCAACGACCTGCGGACGACGCTCGAGAACGTCGGCCACCACATGCTGGTGTGCCACTGCGAGGAGCGGTCGGTGGCACTGCGTCGGCTCCTCAACGCCGAGCTCACCCGGTTCCCCGACCTGATCGACATCGTCCGGGGGCGGGCCGCGGATCGCGTCACCGAGGCGCTCGCCGACCGGCTCGCCCGGCTCGCGCTGGCGGGCCGGCTGCGGCTGCTCGACCCGGCCCAGGCCGCCGAGCAGTTCATCGCGCTGCTCACCGGCCCGATCGAGGCGCGCTCGCGGCTCGGCACCCGGCAGGTGCCGGACGACGAGCTGTGGGCCGTGACGCGCGCGGCCGTGGAGACGTTCCTGCGAGCCTTCGGCGACGCGACGTAG
- a CDS encoding TIGR03618 family F420-dependent PPOX class oxidoreductase: MSSKRVVVMGGTDGMGRAVALDRLERGHEVVIVGRNAAKGAAFLDLAARRGASGRAHFVRADLSLVTGTRAAIAEIRALFPAVDALVLCARHYRSTRAVTEEGVEDNFALFYLSRYVASHEMADLLDAAEEPVIVNVAGPGAPAGEIRWHDLEFEQGYDAMTALMHGGPLNDLLGVGYADDPPSRKVRYVLLNPGTVSTSFSGEYDPATAARIEAVKATARPVEEGIGPIVALLERPPAEPISAWARHDPIPLTGSTFEVAAARRLRTETERLLTTLPRPGRRRYVMSGVSAERLREVLDSPIFATVATIQPDGTPQQSVVWVDRDGDDVLFMVGVGSRKERNLRRDPRVSVLVCPPEAPYGYAAIRGTAVFEPSLSGRLRDDLTMKYTGVPYAEHVARTPEAEAGDVVAVRLVPERTAGRL; the protein is encoded by the coding sequence GTGAGTTCAAAGCGAGTCGTGGTCATGGGCGGCACCGACGGCATGGGCAGGGCGGTCGCCCTCGACCGCCTCGAGCGGGGTCACGAGGTGGTGATCGTCGGCCGCAACGCCGCCAAGGGGGCCGCGTTCCTCGACCTGGCCGCACGGCGCGGCGCGTCCGGGCGGGCCCACTTCGTGCGGGCCGACCTGAGCCTGGTCACCGGCACGAGGGCGGCGATCGCGGAGATCCGCGCCCTCTTCCCGGCGGTCGACGCGCTCGTGCTGTGCGCGCGGCACTACCGCTCGACAAGGGCGGTCACCGAGGAGGGAGTCGAGGACAACTTCGCGCTCTTCTACCTGAGCCGCTACGTCGCGAGCCACGAGATGGCGGACCTGCTCGACGCCGCGGAGGAGCCGGTCATCGTGAACGTCGCAGGCCCGGGAGCTCCCGCGGGTGAGATCCGCTGGCACGACCTCGAGTTCGAGCAGGGCTACGACGCCATGACCGCGCTGATGCACGGGGGCCCGCTCAACGACCTGCTCGGTGTCGGGTACGCCGACGACCCGCCGTCGCGGAAGGTCCGCTACGTCCTGCTCAACCCGGGCACCGTCAGCACCAGCTTCTCGGGCGAGTACGACCCCGCGACCGCGGCCCGGATCGAGGCCGTCAAGGCGACGGCCAGGCCCGTGGAGGAGGGCATCGGGCCCATCGTGGCGCTGCTGGAGCGGCCCCCCGCCGAGCCGATCAGCGCATGGGCACGGCACGACCCGATCCCGTTGACCGGCTCGACCTTCGAGGTCGCCGCCGCCCGCCGGCTGCGCACCGAGACGGAGCGCCTGCTCACCACGCTGCCCCGGCCGGGCCGGCGGCGGTACGTGATGTCGGGCGTGTCGGCAGAGCGGCTGCGCGAGGTGCTCGATTCGCCGATCTTCGCCACGGTCGCCACCATCCAGCCCGACGGGACGCCCCAGCAGTCCGTGGTCTGGGTGGATCGGGACGGCGACGACGTGCTCTTCATGGTGGGGGTCGGCAGCCGCAAGGAACGCAATCTCCGCCGCGACCCGCGGGTGAGCGTGCTGGTCTGCCCACCGGAGGCGCCGTACGGCTACGCCGCCATCCGGGGCACCGCGGTGTTCGAGCCGTCGCTCTCCGGTCGGCTCCGGGACGACCTGACGATGAAGTACACCGGCGTGCCCTACGCCGAGCACGTCGCGCGGACCCCGGAGGCCGAGGCAGGCGATGTGGTCGCCGTGCGACTGGTCCCGGAACGGACGGCCGGAAGGCTCTGA
- a CDS encoding methylenetetrahydrofolate reductase — MADLAGALRRVSYEVLPLKGTEETVVDHVPRDVPLTVSTSHAKGPEPTIDLAVRLTGHGYSVAPHLAARQIRDTAHLSDLVARLRDAGIDSAFIIGGDAPEPAGPFDDAFALLVALDDLGHPFQRIGVAGYPEGHARIETDLLDEALEKKAPYATHVITQICFDAAATVGWARQVKERGVVLPVRVGLPGVVSRQKLVRISAGLGLGQSARFLLKQQSLFWRFFLPGGYHPGRLANRLAPHLHRPATELDGFHFFTFNEVASTEAWRRSMLDRVS; from the coding sequence GTGGCCGATCTCGCGGGGGCGTTGCGTCGCGTCTCCTACGAGGTCCTCCCGTTGAAGGGCACCGAGGAAACCGTCGTCGACCACGTGCCCCGGGACGTACCGCTCACCGTCAGCACGAGCCACGCCAAGGGCCCGGAGCCCACCATCGACCTCGCCGTCCGGCTCACCGGCCACGGCTACTCCGTGGCCCCGCACCTGGCGGCTCGGCAGATCCGGGACACCGCGCACCTGTCCGACCTCGTGGCGCGGCTGCGGGACGCCGGTATCGACAGCGCCTTCATCATCGGCGGCGACGCCCCCGAACCGGCCGGCCCGTTCGATGACGCCTTCGCGTTGCTCGTGGCACTCGACGACCTCGGTCACCCGTTCCAGCGGATCGGGGTCGCGGGCTACCCGGAGGGGCACGCCAGGATCGAGACCGACCTCCTCGACGAGGCGCTCGAGAAGAAGGCCCCCTACGCCACGCACGTCATCACGCAGATTTGCTTCGACGCCGCCGCGACGGTCGGCTGGGCGCGCCAGGTGAAGGAGCGGGGCGTCGTCCTGCCGGTCCGGGTCGGGCTGCCCGGGGTCGTGAGCAGGCAGAAGCTCGTCCGCATCTCCGCCGGGCTCGGTCTCGGCCAGTCGGCCCGGTTCCTGCTCAAGCAGCAGAGCCTGTTCTGGCGGTTCTTCCTGCCCGGCGGCTACCACCCCGGCCGCCTGGCGAACCGGCTCGCCCCGCACCTGCACCGGCCCGCCACGGAGCTGGACGGCTTCCACTTCTTCACGTTCAACGAGGTTGCGAGCACCGAGGCGTGGCGTCGCTCGATGCTCGACCGGGTCTCCTGA
- a CDS encoding ABC transporter ATP-binding protein, with protein sequence MLSVRGLTKIYGGRPAVEDVSFDLQPGTVTAFLGPNGAGKSTTLRMITGLTPPTRGGSWIAGKPFRDWPNPAHVAGVLLDAAAVHPGRTGGAHMRNAASLMGVPARRADELMVQLGLGDAIRKKIGKYSLGMRQRLGLAHALLADPPLLMLDEPINGLDPVGIRAVRELLRGHAGRGGTVLLSSHVLSEVDQTADRIVMIGNGRVVADGPIRELLASHRSLVRGPDMQAIANALMQAGVRIEPSPDGQILADAPSDRVSDIVFAAGVRVHGVSDHQQNLEELFFRLSGGGR encoded by the coding sequence GTGCTGAGCGTCCGGGGGCTGACCAAGATCTACGGTGGTCGGCCCGCCGTCGAGGACGTCTCCTTCGACCTGCAGCCCGGCACGGTCACCGCGTTCCTGGGGCCCAACGGTGCGGGCAAGTCCACCACGCTCAGGATGATCACCGGGTTGACCCCGCCCACGCGGGGCGGCAGCTGGATCGCGGGCAAGCCGTTCCGCGACTGGCCCAACCCCGCGCACGTCGCGGGTGTCCTGCTCGACGCCGCGGCCGTGCACCCGGGCCGCACCGGGGGCGCCCACATGCGCAACGCGGCTTCCCTCATGGGGGTGCCTGCGCGGCGGGCGGACGAGCTGATGGTCCAGCTCGGGCTCGGCGACGCCATCCGCAAGAAGATCGGCAAGTACAGCCTCGGCATGCGCCAGCGACTCGGGCTCGCGCACGCCCTGCTCGCCGATCCCCCTCTGCTCATGCTCGACGAGCCGATCAACGGCCTGGACCCGGTCGGCATCCGGGCCGTGCGCGAACTGCTGCGCGGACACGCCGGGCGCGGCGGCACGGTGCTGCTGTCGAGCCATGTGCTGTCCGAGGTGGACCAGACCGCCGACCGCATCGTCATGATCGGCAACGGACGGGTGGTGGCCGACGGGCCGATCCGCGAGCTGCTCGCGTCCCACCGGTCCTTGGTGCGCGGCCCGGACATGCAGGCGATCGCGAACGCGCTCATGCAGGCCGGGGTGCGTATCGAGCCGAGCCCCGACGGCCAGATCCTCGCCGACGCGCCGAGCGACCGGGTGTCCGACATCGTGTTCGCGGCGGGCGTCCGGGTGCACGGCGTCAGCGATCACCAGCAGAACCTCGAGGAGCTGTTCTTCCGGCTGTCCGGAGGCGGGCGATGA